A stretch of Candidatus Binatia bacterium DNA encodes these proteins:
- a CDS encoding aldo/keto reductase translates to MEYKKLGATGVQAPEIGFGTWQYGGGGEPLRKAVELGAFLIDTAEMYGTEAAVGAAIKGMRGKVFIATKVSGNHLRYDQVLSAADKSLRRLGVDAIDLYQIHWPDPAVPIAETMGAMEKLVDAGKIRFIGVSNFYLKNLQEAEASMTRHKIVSNQVKYSLLQRGVEEDTLAYCQQRRITVIAYSPLARGDLCAKPPLRHRHALGALEKIAAESGKTMAQVALNWCIAKPGVIAIPKTDKVERVVEACGASGWKLSQTQLAALERAFPV, encoded by the coding sequence GTGGAGTACAAAAAACTGGGAGCGACGGGAGTCCAGGCGCCGGAGATCGGATTCGGCACCTGGCAGTACGGCGGCGGTGGCGAGCCGCTCCGAAAGGCCGTCGAGCTGGGTGCCTTCCTGATCGACACGGCGGAGATGTACGGCACGGAAGCGGCGGTCGGCGCGGCGATCAAAGGCATGCGGGGAAAAGTTTTTATCGCGACCAAAGTCTCGGGAAACCATTTGCGCTATGACCAAGTTCTCAGCGCCGCGGACAAGAGCCTCAGGCGGCTGGGCGTCGACGCGATCGATCTTTACCAGATCCACTGGCCCGATCCCGCCGTGCCGATCGCGGAAACGATGGGCGCGATGGAGAAGCTCGTGGACGCGGGCAAGATTCGATTCATCGGCGTGAGCAATTTCTATCTAAAAAATCTTCAAGAGGCGGAGGCCTCGATGACCCGCCACAAGATCGTCTCCAATCAAGTGAAGTACAGTCTCCTACAGCGCGGCGTCGAAGAAGACACGCTGGCGTATTGCCAACAGCGGCGGATCACCGTGATCGCCTACAGCCCGCTGGCGCGCGGCGATCTCTGCGCCAAGCCGCCTCTACGCCACCGGCACGCGCTCGGCGCGCTCGAGAAAATCGCCGCCGAGTCCGGCAAGACCATGGCGCAGGTCGCGCTCAACTGGTGCATTGCCAAACCGGGCGTCATCGCGATTCCGAAGACCGACAAAGTGGAGCGTGTGGTCGAGGCGTGCGGGGCTTCAGGCTGGAAGCTGTCGCAGACTCAGCTTGCGGCGTTGGAGAGAGCGTTCCCAGTTTGA